A stretch of the Limnothrix sp. FACHB-406 genome encodes the following:
- a CDS encoding CHAT domain-containing protein, which produces MHVLRNLGGCSFVGAGVGGCLIAGIAGFLTIGSLGADSGAVWAQSIAPAADGTGTVVTPQGDRLDISGGSRSSDGANLFHSFERFNLNTQEIANFLATPDLRNILGRVVGGDPSRIDGLIQVSGGNPNLFLVNPAGLVFGPNARLNVPASFTATTATGASFGESGEFWFQATGANQYANLLGDPTGLAFALSQPAGILNRAALAVPTGQSLSLVGGAVLSVGTLSAPGGRLMVAAVPGDRFVRFTPEGSVLALDLPIGGRPGADLALDPIAPRTIPELLAGQPVTANALTVRPDGTVSIGHSEGPLAAGDVAVQSATAGTATLSAAHNLLLLSSQLSTTGDLHLLAGQAAIGRDNSTNPLRLSAGGQLTLWGDRQVDLYGLHHSDSGIISDLNLFLVSSGAIAGNLPLRTGGQLFVTQPTGDRVLFRTVFEPIFSDRDGQTTLAFGSTPARSNRAPFISSPVVATTTTRPTTPSPSSTSSSSSTSTGSTTLRPVVPLNPTGTTGTGTGTTGTSTGTTGTINPGSITLIPGTTNDPPSTNPTLSSSVSLIPVAPMQTGSNSSTTNTTVSGLNTSFSLIPIAPVDSTTTNSTNSEDEDDRSAFLPVKPIVVNNNSNTANTGNTGPSFTVATVNISLDGANFGGLLTPTNQGIHFSTGKAPISAPWAANVDGLVQSTLANTTEQPVSAGGSSPVAGTANAGNTNLIGNNLSAAISSDSIVQRANLASAAFAANPASVNGVAGNAAPVTSAVPTSTNLSIAPLIAPSSGQSPNAAPLVPPSGVTDAANNSMVGTLATGLPVSSNPLPNSGAIGEGGSNLAHSAGVVDFQTNQAINQTALLGSRSPGLESTNSSGIPANGSVTDPGQVLNLQALRAETLQAALCDNTVWLDCQRKDLERARNSGDRKAIVVALQRLGRAHYQAGEYGDAILAHRESRDLATDQPLLAAIAESDLGSSYGALGQYPEAIAHYEQALALLRSNPAPTLESNILNNLGLMATNQQNLEQARAYFAQSLAIAQQHQDLSNQARALTQIGLLDYQATRYEAAVKAHQASLALAEQANDQPAIARTLDNLGLAYYAQGDYGTAATVQQKALALSQALGDRHGTARALSNLGDTYYRLQDFDAATDYLQRAIASWEQVRENLTSDGARLAIFETQETTYSTLQTVLIAAQKPEQALLANERGRAQALLKLLAEESQWGDRSAARSAPTPNPSELTDSIDLGQIQRVAREQSATLISYAIERDTRDHEGQRQLLDLAINIWVVQPSGQVHFRQVPLPNSQTLRDQIPLLRLFLGTRTASRSAQSTVNGNRRSITPGLRQLHRLLIEPIAEWLPTQPGDQLIVMPQQDLFLVPFSALQDDQGRYLIERHSLAMAPSIQVLDRTQRQAQRLRQGGTALTDRPLIVGNPTMPRLPSSRSNTRSQLAPLPNAEIEAQSIAHMLNARPLLGSQATKAAVLGQMEQASLIHLATHGILDAKHGLDSAIALAPSNSPGDDGWLTARELLNLDLKAQLVVLSACNTGQGAISGDGIVGLSRSLLAAGTPSAIVTQWAVPDAPTAFLMTQFYQFLGQGMDKAAALRQATLRTIQEYPDPIDWAAFTLIGDTR; this is translated from the coding sequence ATGCATGTCTTGCGGAACTTAGGTGGCTGCTCCTTCGTGGGGGCAGGTGTTGGGGGCTGTTTAATTGCGGGAATTGCGGGTTTTTTGACGATCGGGAGCCTGGGTGCTGACTCGGGGGCGGTTTGGGCCCAGTCGATCGCCCCGGCGGCCGACGGCACGGGCACGGTGGTGACTCCCCAGGGCGATCGCTTAGATATCAGCGGCGGCAGTCGATCGAGCGATGGGGCCAACCTGTTCCACAGCTTTGAGCGGTTTAATCTCAACACCCAGGAAATTGCGAATTTCCTGGCCACGCCGGACTTGCGCAACATTCTGGGGCGTGTGGTGGGGGGCGATCCGTCGCGAATTGATGGACTCATCCAGGTCAGCGGTGGCAACCCCAATCTGTTTTTGGTGAATCCAGCGGGTTTGGTGTTTGGGCCCAATGCTCGGCTGAATGTGCCCGCTTCCTTCACGGCCACCACGGCCACGGGTGCGAGCTTTGGTGAGTCTGGGGAATTTTGGTTCCAAGCGACAGGAGCCAATCAATACGCGAATTTGTTGGGCGATCCAACGGGGCTGGCGTTTGCCCTGTCGCAACCGGCAGGAATTTTGAACCGGGCGGCCCTGGCTGTGCCAACGGGCCAAAGCTTGAGTTTGGTGGGGGGCGCGGTCTTGAGCGTGGGAACCCTGTCGGCTCCGGGGGGGCGGCTGATGGTGGCGGCGGTTCCGGGCGATCGCTTTGTGCGGTTCACGCCGGAAGGGTCGGTGCTGGCGTTGGATTTGCCGATCGGGGGGCGGCCCGGTGCGGATTTGGCGTTGGACCCGATCGCCCCGCGAACCATTCCGGAACTGCTGGCGGGGCAACCGGTCACGGCCAATGCCTTGACGGTGCGGCCTGATGGCACGGTTTCGATCGGCCATTCTGAGGGCCCCTTGGCGGCGGGTGATGTGGCGGTGCAGTCAGCCACGGCCGGAACGGCCACCCTGTCGGCGGCCCATAACTTGCTGCTGCTGTCTAGTCAGCTCAGCACCACGGGCGATTTACATTTACTGGCGGGACAAGCGGCGATCGGGCGCGACAATTCCACGAATCCTTTGCGGTTGAGCGCCGGGGGACAGTTGACCCTCTGGGGCGATCGGCAGGTGGATCTATACGGCTTGCACCACTCCGACAGCGGCATCATCAGTGATCTCAATCTTTTTTTAGTGAGTTCAGGGGCGATCGCCGGGAATTTGCCCCTGCGCACGGGTGGTCAATTGTTTGTGACGCAACCGACGGGCGATCGGGTGCTGTTTCGCACGGTCTTTGAACCGATCTTCAGCGATCGCGATGGTCAAACCACCCTTGCCTTCGGCTCCACACCCGCCCGCAGCAACCGCGCTCCCTTCATTTCCTCGCCCGTGGTTGCTACCACCACCACTAGACCCACTACGCCCTCACCCAGCAGCACCAGTTCCAGCAGCAGCACCAGCACTGGCTCCACAACCCTACGCCCTGTCGTTCCTTTGAACCCTACGGGCACAACGGGCACGGGCACGGGAACAACGGGCACGAGCACAGGGACAACGGGTACGATCAACCCCGGATCCATTACCCTGATTCCCGGCACAACCAACGATCCCCCCAGTACCAATCCAACCCTGAGCAGTTCAGTGTCGCTGATTCCGGTGGCTCCCATGCAAACTGGCTCCAATTCCAGCACCACCAACACCACCGTTAGCGGCCTGAACACTTCCTTTAGCTTGATCCCGATCGCCCCTGTGGACTCAACCACAACCAATTCCACCAATTCAGAGGATGAGGACGATCGATCTGCTTTCTTGCCTGTGAAGCCGATCGTGGTGAACAACAATTCCAACACCGCTAATACCGGGAACACTGGCCCTTCATTCACGGTGGCTACGGTCAACATCAGCCTTGACGGAGCAAACTTTGGTGGCTTATTGACACCAACCAATCAAGGAATCCATTTCTCTACCGGCAAGGCACCCATTTCGGCTCCTTGGGCCGCCAATGTGGATGGGTTAGTGCAGTCCACCTTGGCCAACACCACTGAACAACCGGTGAGCGCGGGGGGGAGTAGCCCAGTGGCGGGAACTGCCAATGCTGGGAATACGAACCTGATTGGCAATAACCTAAGCGCGGCCATTAGTTCCGATTCGATCGTGCAGCGGGCGAATCTGGCCTCCGCTGCCTTTGCGGCGAACCCGGCATCGGTGAACGGCGTTGCTGGCAATGCGGCCCCTGTGACCAGTGCAGTTCCCACATCCACGAATTTGTCGATCGCGCCATTGATCGCGCCTTCTTCCGGCCAGTCTCCCAATGCAGCGCCTTTGGTTCCGCCCTCGGGGGTGACGGATGCGGCCAACAACTCGATGGTGGGAACCTTGGCAACGGGGCTACCGGTGAGCAGTAACCCCTTACCTAACAGTGGTGCAATTGGAGAGGGTGGCTCGAACCTGGCCCATTCGGCCGGCGTGGTGGATTTCCAAACCAACCAGGCGATTAACCAAACGGCTTTACTGGGGTCTCGATCGCCCGGTTTGGAGAGCACAAATTCCTCGGGAATCCCCGCCAACGGCTCAGTAACCGATCCAGGGCAAGTGTTGAATTTGCAAGCCTTGCGGGCCGAAACCCTGCAAGCAGCCCTTTGCGACAACACCGTTTGGTTAGATTGCCAACGCAAAGACCTTGAGCGGGCCCGCAACAGTGGCGATCGCAAGGCGATCGTGGTGGCCTTGCAGCGGTTGGGTCGGGCCCACTACCAAGCGGGTGAATATGGCGATGCGATTTTGGCCCATCGTGAAAGTCGTGATTTGGCAACGGATCAGCCCCTGTTGGCCGCGATCGCGGAAAGTGACCTGGGCAGTAGTTATGGGGCTTTGGGTCAATACCCAGAGGCGATCGCCCATTATGAGCAGGCCTTGGCCCTGTTGCGATCGAACCCTGCGCCCACGTTGGAAAGCAATATCCTGAATAACTTGGGTCTGATGGCGACCAATCAACAAAACCTGGAGCAAGCCCGCGCCTATTTTGCACAGTCCTTGGCGATCGCCCAGCAGCATCAGGATCTGAGCAACCAAGCCCGCGCCCTCACCCAAATTGGCCTGCTGGATTACCAAGCCACGCGCTACGAGGCGGCCGTGAAAGCCCATCAGGCCAGTTTGGCCCTGGCGGAACAGGCGAACGATCAACCGGCGATCGCCCGCACCCTCGATAATTTGGGCTTGGCCTACTATGCCCAAGGGGACTATGGAACTGCGGCCACGGTTCAACAAAAGGCCCTGGCCCTGTCCCAGGCCTTGGGCGATCGCCACGGTACGGCGCGGGCCCTGTCTAACCTGGGAGATACATACTATCGACTCCAAGACTTTGACGCGGCCACGGATTATCTGCAACGGGCGATCGCCTCTTGGGAACAGGTGCGCGAGAACCTGACCAGCGATGGGGCCCGGCTGGCGATTTTTGAAACCCAAGAAACCACCTACAGCACCTTGCAAACGGTGTTGATTGCGGCCCAAAAACCGGAACAGGCCCTGCTGGCCAATGAACGGGGTCGGGCCCAAGCCCTCTTGAAACTGTTGGCGGAGGAAAGCCAATGGGGCGATCGATCCGCCGCGCGATCGGCCCCAACTCCCAATCCATCGGAATTGACGGACTCGATCGACCTAGGGCAAATTCAGCGGGTGGCCCGCGAGCAGTCCGCCACGCTGATTTCCTACGCGATCGAGCGGGATACCCGAGACCACGAGGGCCAACGCCAGCTCCTCGACTTAGCCATCAATATTTGGGTGGTGCAACCTTCGGGACAGGTGCATTTTCGCCAAGTGCCCTTGCCCAACAGCCAAACCCTACGCGATCAAATTCCCCTGTTGCGGTTGTTTTTGGGAACACGCACCGCCAGCCGATCAGCCCAGTCCACGGTGAACGGCAACCGGCGATCGATTACCCCCGGTTTGCGCCAGCTCCATCGCCTGTTGATTGAGCCGATCGCCGAATGGTTACCCACCCAACCGGGCGATCAATTGATTGTGATGCCCCAGCAGGATCTGTTCCTGGTGCCCTTTTCTGCCCTGCAAGATGATCAAGGCCGATATCTCATCGAGCGCCACAGTTTGGCCATGGCTCCTTCAATTCAAGTGCTCGATCGCACCCAACGCCAGGCCCAGCGCCTGCGCCAGGGAGGAACAGCCCTGACCGATCGCCCCTTGATCGTGGGTAATCCAACCATGCCGCGTCTACCCAGCAGCCGATCCAATACTCGATCGCAATTGGCCCCGCTGCCCAATGCGGAAATCGAAGCCCAATCAATCGCCCACATGTTGAACGCTCGTCCCCTGTTGGGATCCCAAGCCACCAAAGCCGCCGTCCTGGGGCAAATGGAGCAAGCCAGCCTGATCCACTTGGCCACCCATGGAATTCTGGATGCGAAACATGGCCTAGACAGCGCGATCGCCCTGGCCCCCAGCAACAGCCCAGGGGATGATGGTTGGCTGACCGCCCGAGAACTACTGAACCTGGACTTGAAGGCGCAGTTAGTCGTTCTCAGCGCCTGCAACACTGGCCAGGGGGCAATTTCCGGTGATGGGATTGTGGGCCTATCCCGATCGCTCCTGGCGGCCGGAACCCCCAGCGCGATCGTCACCCAATGGGCCGTGCCCGACGCACCCACCGCCTTCCTGATGACCCAGTTCTATCAATTCCTGGGGCAAGGAATGGACAAGGCGGCGGCCCTGCGCCAAGCCACCCTAAGAACCATTCAGGAATATCCCGACCCGATCGACTGGGCCGCCTTCACCCTGATTGGCGACACCCGATAG
- a CDS encoding ferritin-like domain-containing protein codes for MDFYTEQLARKRSWTPTCGEKMNTVPGADQVLGRALALRILELEVAEWLDEALGKTTLPATAVECLRSNILDEERHDKVLGMAAQIYQLTTDRDEETAKQIHQQWINHPDHPLVKAFVLENSVFFVILPLLRMFGGVGLGIISGDISGDESVHAAVHRQIAHDLGLTYSSSLDRLRRDTVGWLVDGLRIPEAGRSGKPQRWLDASDSLLYQGASDLVETRRAIQPAFFEIANDALPSYR; via the coding sequence ATGGACTTTTACACTGAACAATTAGCTCGTAAGCGCTCTTGGACACCCACTTGTGGCGAAAAAATGAATACAGTGCCGGGGGCAGATCAAGTTTTGGGGCGGGCCCTGGCTCTGCGCATTCTTGAATTAGAAGTGGCGGAATGGCTAGACGAGGCTTTGGGTAAAACGACACTTCCAGCAACAGCAGTTGAATGTCTGCGCTCTAATATTCTGGACGAGGAACGGCACGACAAAGTATTAGGCATGGCCGCTCAAATCTATCAATTAACGACAGATAGAGATGAAGAAACAGCCAAGCAAATTCACCAGCAATGGATTAATCATCCTGATCACCCGCTGGTTAAGGCCTTTGTATTAGAAAATTCTGTTTTCTTTGTGATTTTGCCCTTGCTTCGGATGTTTGGTGGTGTGGGTTTAGGAATCATCTCGGGCGATATTTCTGGTGATGAGTCTGTCCATGCGGCTGTGCATCGCCAAATAGCTCATGATCTGGGATTGACCTACAGCAGTTCCTTAGACCGTCTCAGAAGAGATACCGTTGGTTGGCTTGTTGATGGCTTGCGGATTCCTGAAGCAGGACGCTCTGGGAAGCCTCAACGTTGGTTGGATGCATCAGATAGCTTGCTCTATCAAGGTGCCTCTGATTTGGTGGAAACCCGCCGCGCGATTCAGCCTGCATTTTTTGAAATTGCTAACGATGCCCTGCCGAGTTATCGATAG
- a CDS encoding pentapeptide repeat-containing protein translates to MDADELLGRYRLGERNFRGADLSEVNLIAAELPGINLSEANLVLANLTRANLSEANLNGANLIGVDLIGVNLSRASLTWVRAIGANFTGANLSATNSIEAVFTGATFDGANLHRLCALGADFVGASLVGVNLQEANILGANFAGADLHMAKLAESNFQDAYWKSAKLPPDLMLKLRQHQRHRIHSADTSAETA, encoded by the coding sequence ATGGATGCAGATGAACTGTTGGGGCGCTATCGCTTAGGAGAACGGAATTTTCGAGGTGCAGATCTCAGTGAAGTTAATCTGATTGCGGCTGAGCTACCGGGAATTAATTTGAGCGAAGCCAATTTGGTGTTGGCTAACCTAACCCGTGCCAACTTGAGTGAAGCCAATTTGAACGGTGCAAACTTGATTGGGGTGGATTTGATTGGGGTGAATCTCAGTCGAGCTAGCCTCACTTGGGTCAGGGCGATCGGGGCCAACTTTACCGGAGCCAATTTATCAGCCACTAACTCGATCGAAGCGGTCTTCACCGGGGCAACCTTTGATGGTGCTAATCTTCATCGACTCTGCGCTTTGGGAGCTGATTTTGTGGGCGCATCGTTGGTGGGAGTGAACTTACAAGAAGCAAATATTTTGGGAGCCAATTTTGCCGGGGCCGACCTGCATATGGCAAAGTTAGCCGAGTCCAATTTCCAGGATGCCTATTGGAAGTCTGCCAAGTTGCCTCCCGATTTAATGTTGAAATTACGTCAACATCAGCGCCATCGAATTCATAGCGCTGACACGAGTGCTGAAACGGCCTAA
- a CDS encoding DUF3119 family protein, whose amino-acid sequence MSEPNATPSAVQSPDLSPIAPGETTAGSLPDSEVIELPPDFVLPTGLAAISILFLAWNLLAALALAAFSAFLTLQAATLRLLFTATALDIYRGDKLIRRFPYQDWENWDIFWYYLPTLFYFKEVKSLHFLPILFDPKLLRACLEAKQLPKRRAWQ is encoded by the coding sequence ATGTCTGAACCCAACGCAACCCCATCCGCTGTCCAGTCGCCCGACTTGTCCCCGATCGCCCCTGGGGAAACCACCGCTGGCTCGCTGCCTGATTCGGAGGTGATCGAACTGCCGCCGGATTTTGTGTTGCCCACGGGGTTGGCGGCCATCTCAATTCTGTTTTTGGCTTGGAACTTGTTGGCGGCGTTGGCGCTGGCGGCGTTTTCGGCGTTTTTGACCCTGCAAGCGGCCACCCTGCGGCTGTTGTTCACGGCAACGGCTTTGGACATTTACCGGGGCGACAAGCTGATTCGGCGCTTTCCTTACCAGGATTGGGAAAACTGGGATATCTTTTGGTACTACCTACCGACCCTGTTCTATTTCAAGGAAGTGAAGAGCTTGCATTTCCTGCCCATTTTGTTTGACCCCAAGCTCTTGCGGGCCTGTTTGGAAGCGAAACAACTACCTAAGCGCCGCGCTTGGCAATAG
- a CDS encoding alpha/beta fold hydrolase, whose translation MTNLKNSTDRATQFYDWQGYRCSYDQWGTAQPNQPVLLLIHPIGVGLSRHFWTRFINAWERSGSALAIFNPDLLGCGDAAKPRYALYPEDWADQLLHFVQTVVQRPVILVVQGALFPVAIEMVERSTHANNANGAIDIRGLILSGPPAWQVMAEVAPKWQQKLLWNGLFDSWIGAAFFQYAKRRQFLSSFSAKQLFAALPDIDEEWLSMLDQGAADPASRHAVFAFLARFWQKGYAEKIRKIPYPTLALFGETASSISKSGKQESPDQRLNLYLENLPQGEGYKLPGRNVLPYESTAAFTHAVSEFTLKLLVKID comes from the coding sequence ATGACTAATCTGAAAAATTCGACTGATCGCGCCACTCAATTTTATGATTGGCAAGGCTATCGCTGTAGCTATGATCAGTGGGGAACAGCCCAGCCGAATCAGCCAGTTTTGTTATTAATTCACCCGATCGGGGTTGGCCTATCGCGACACTTTTGGACGCGGTTCATTAATGCTTGGGAGCGATCGGGCAGTGCCTTAGCCATCTTTAATCCAGATTTGTTGGGCTGTGGGGATGCGGCCAAGCCTCGTTACGCCCTTTATCCAGAAGATTGGGCCGATCAACTGCTGCATTTTGTGCAAACGGTGGTGCAGCGGCCGGTGATTTTGGTGGTGCAAGGGGCGTTGTTTCCCGTGGCGATCGAGATGGTGGAGCGATCGACCCATGCCAACAATGCCAACGGGGCGATCGACATTCGCGGCCTGATTCTCTCGGGGCCGCCTGCTTGGCAAGTGATGGCCGAAGTTGCGCCAAAGTGGCAACAGAAATTGCTCTGGAATGGGCTGTTTGACTCTTGGATCGGGGCTGCTTTTTTTCAATATGCGAAGCGGCGGCAATTTTTGAGTTCTTTTTCGGCAAAACAGCTTTTTGCTGCCTTGCCAGACATTGACGAAGAATGGCTTTCCATGCTGGATCAAGGGGCTGCGGATCCGGCCAGTCGCCATGCGGTTTTTGCGTTTCTGGCTCGGTTTTGGCAGAAGGGCTATGCCGAAAAAATTCGCAAAATCCCCTACCCAACCTTGGCCTTGTTTGGGGAAACCGCTTCTAGCATCAGCAAAAGCGGCAAGCAGGAAAGTCCCGATCAGCGTCTCAATCTTTACCTTGAAAACCTTCCCCAAGGTGAAGGCTACAAACTTCCAGGACGGAATGTTTTGCCCTATGAATCCACCGCAGCTTTCACCCATGCGGTTTCAGAATTCACCCTCAAACTGCTTGTAAAGATAGATTGA
- the metE gene encoding 5-methyltetrahydropteroyltriglutamate--homocysteine S-methyltransferase, which translates to MVIQTATLGYARMGKNREVKKALESFWYGKCEISALRSVVEAVETHAWITQLKAGVDRIAVGDQTLYDHVLDWSVRLGLIPARFRQFTGIDQYFAMARGKDGIPALEMTKWFDTNYHYLVPEIESDLAPAANFDDFLATVKRAQLILRDRATPVILSPVTLLTLSRRSNDLYSDLDRLLPLYLDLLGQLKSLGITEVQFHEPALVTSHAGDLETAIKHTYHQLATAGLPIQLVTYFDDLGDAYSWVMQLPVAGVSLDFTRGNNLSLVKAHGIPRDKVLGAGVVDGRSVWAIEPKGLLELLQELQAITPNLRVQPSASLQFVPHDATCETQLPQPLRDVLSFAEQKLTEVVLLARGLNGQDIAHEQAAIELRWQAFKRFNLPNPVVRDVLQTLKVENFQRSLPYEQRLNRQPKLPPLPTTTIGSFPQTQDIRQLRLRYKKGEISQTDYHQAIDIKIAECIKRQEEVGLDVLVHGEFERTDMVEYFGQQLQGFAFTTDGWVQSYGSRCVRPPIIYGDVSRLQPMTVREFRVAQSLTNKPVKGMLTGPVTMINWSFPRADLPRREQAMQIALALRDEVADLEAAGAAMVQVDEPALREGLPLKSARWNEYLSWAVDSFRLATGGAKAETQIHTHMCYSEFGDIIEHIERLDADVLSIENSRSNNATLFEITDAGYQYQVGNGVYDVHSPSVPSVEQILQQLRTGVDLLPVQQTWINPDCGLKTRQWEEVLPALKNMVLATQKLREEIHDSSH; encoded by the coding sequence ATGGTTATTCAAACCGCCACCTTGGGCTATGCCCGCATGGGTAAAAATCGTGAAGTCAAAAAGGCCCTAGAGTCTTTTTGGTATGGCAAGTGTGAGATCAGCGCCTTGCGATCGGTCGTAGAAGCCGTGGAAACCCACGCTTGGATAACCCAGTTAAAGGCTGGGGTCGATCGAATTGCCGTCGGAGACCAAACTCTTTACGACCACGTTCTAGATTGGTCGGTGCGTCTGGGGTTAATTCCCGCTCGGTTTCGGCAGTTCACAGGCATTGATCAGTACTTTGCTATGGCCAGGGGCAAAGACGGGATTCCTGCCCTCGAAATGACGAAATGGTTTGATACCAACTATCACTATCTCGTGCCCGAAATTGAGTCTGATCTTGCTCCCGCGGCCAATTTCGATGATTTTCTGGCAACGGTCAAGCGAGCACAGCTCATTCTCCGCGATCGGGCGACTCCCGTGATCCTCAGTCCGGTCACGCTGCTCACCCTCAGTCGGCGCTCCAACGATCTCTACTCAGATTTGGATCGGTTGCTGCCTCTCTACCTTGACCTGCTGGGGCAGTTGAAATCTCTGGGAATCACCGAGGTGCAATTCCATGAGCCAGCCTTGGTGACCAGTCATGCCGGCGATTTAGAAACTGCCATTAAACATACCTACCATCAGCTAGCAACTGCGGGGCTGCCGATTCAACTGGTGACCTACTTTGATGATCTGGGGGATGCCTATAGCTGGGTGATGCAGCTCCCGGTAGCTGGAGTTAGCCTCGATTTCACGCGAGGCAACAATCTGTCTTTAGTGAAAGCCCATGGCATTCCTCGCGACAAAGTGCTTGGGGCCGGTGTTGTGGACGGGCGGAGCGTTTGGGCAATTGAACCCAAGGGACTGCTGGAACTGCTTCAGGAATTGCAGGCAATCACACCAAATTTGCGCGTTCAGCCCTCCGCGTCGCTCCAGTTCGTTCCCCATGATGCAACCTGCGAAACTCAACTCCCCCAACCTTTGCGCGATGTCCTCAGCTTTGCGGAGCAAAAGTTAACGGAAGTGGTGTTGCTGGCCAGGGGCCTCAACGGACAAGACATTGCCCATGAGCAAGCGGCGATCGAGTTGCGTTGGCAGGCATTCAAGCGCTTTAACTTGCCCAATCCGGTGGTGCGCGACGTGTTGCAAACCCTAAAAGTAGAGAATTTTCAGCGCTCCCTTCCCTATGAGCAACGACTGAATCGGCAACCCAAACTCCCTCCCTTGCCCACCACCACGATCGGTTCTTTTCCTCAAACCCAAGACATCCGACAACTGCGGCTCCGATACAAAAAGGGAGAAATTTCCCAAACAGACTATCACCAGGCGATCGATATCAAGATTGCAGAGTGCATCAAGCGCCAAGAGGAAGTTGGGCTAGATGTGCTAGTCCACGGTGAATTTGAGCGGACTGACATGGTGGAGTATTTTGGACAGCAACTCCAGGGCTTTGCCTTCACAACGGATGGATGGGTGCAGAGTTATGGCAGTCGTTGTGTGCGCCCACCCATCATTTATGGTGATGTGTCCCGCTTGCAACCCATGACCGTTCGGGAATTCCGAGTTGCACAATCGTTGACAAACAAGCCAGTGAAGGGAATGCTCACTGGCCCAGTCACAATGATCAATTGGTCATTTCCCCGAGCTGACCTCCCGCGCCGTGAACAGGCCATGCAGATTGCGCTGGCTTTACGAGATGAGGTTGCCGATTTGGAAGCCGCCGGAGCTGCCATGGTGCAAGTGGATGAACCGGCTCTCCGGGAAGGGTTGCCCTTGAAATCTGCCCGGTGGAATGAGTACCTCAGTTGGGCTGTGGATTCGTTCCGATTAGCCACCGGTGGCGCGAAGGCTGAAACCCAGATTCACACGCACATGTGCTATTCCGAGTTTGGAGACATTATTGAGCACATTGAGCGTCTAGATGCTGATGTTCTATCCATTGAAAATAGCCGCAGCAACAACGCAACGCTCTTTGAAATTACGGATGCTGGATATCAGTATCAAGTTGGGAACGGGGTCTATGATGTCCACAGCCCAAGCGTTCCTAGTGTGGAGCAAATTCTCCAACAGTTGCGCACTGGTGTTGATCTTTTGCCTGTTCAGCAAACCTGGATTAATCCTGACTGCGGGCTAAAAACTCGCCAGTGGGAAGAAGTGCTTCCTGCGCTCAAAAATATGGTGCTCGCCACGCAAAAGCTACGGGAAGAAATTCATGATTCATCCCACTAG
- a CDS encoding VOC family protein has product METAVDRVVNPEAIAPDVTPEVDSPSLSPLPCGLASAPSASVGLGPATLRKVHHIALNVKDMEAARRFYGGLLGLEELTGDRVPSTLKSLVAAGKVANFLLPDGLILDLFWEPDLQPPHPDPGQQFTRANHLAFDIAPEAFDRALAVLQQHQVAIAHGPVTRPTGRGVYFYDPDGFMVEIRCDPDPKSSESS; this is encoded by the coding sequence ATGGAAACAGCAGTCGATCGAGTGGTGAACCCTGAAGCGATCGCGCCGGATGTGACCCCGGAAGTTGATTCGCCATCTTTGTCTCCTTTGCCTTGTGGGTTGGCATCCGCCCCGTCAGCGTCCGTTGGATTGGGACCAGCCACCCTGCGCAAGGTTCACCACATCGCCCTCAACGTCAAGGATATGGAGGCCGCCCGTCGCTTTTATGGTGGTCTGTTGGGTCTGGAGGAGTTAACGGGCGATCGGGTTCCCAGCACCCTCAAATCCCTGGTGGCGGCGGGCAAGGTTGCCAACTTTTTGCTCCCCGATGGCTTGATTTTGGATTTGTTTTGGGAGCCAGACCTACAGCCGCCGCACCCGGATCCGGGTCAGCAATTTACCCGCGCCAATCATTTGGCCTTTGATATTGCCCCCGAAGCGTTCGATCGCGCCCTTGCTGTCCTTCAGCAGCACCAAGTGGCGATCGCCCATGGGCCCGTCACTCGCCCCACCGGTCGCGGTGTTTACTTTTACGACCCTGACGGATTCATGGTAGAAATTCGCTGTGATCCGGATCCAAAGTCTTCGGAGTCCAGTTAA